One stretch of Harmonia axyridis chromosome 1, icHarAxyr1.1, whole genome shotgun sequence DNA includes these proteins:
- the LOC123689026 gene encoding synaptic vesicle 2-related protein-like isoform X2: MKFENEEKPADFETAITATNFGKFNWVLLCLALPVSWGNLFETTTMSYVFPAAQCDLNLTLEDKGMLNAAVYFGTITSAFFWGFLFDTFGRRKLLMIGYFMDAVIVIISAFSPNKHFLMFMKFLGGFIINGPYAAAPTYLSEMHAAKYRSRMPLLLGVGMSLGSMFLPLLAAIILPLNFKISLMDSFAFHSWGFYLMINAVPSLLSGIIFMFLPESPKFLMSMGRNEEALKVFQMMFKMNTGKPVEMYPIRNLVKENGEKDNPHTKKTFFDNLKKGYVQIRPLFSFPHLRLLLLVCGLQGFQLMSLNTLRLWMPQLFQAINDYKYLNNGTSSSLCEMLSIIRPTTGKKEDCFVNFDNLEVYIKSALASSMLLIGYLLASSLINAVGQKRLLNIISFVASFAAIGLYFAPNSAAVTVAISAFKMFAGVGTNVIIVIIVNFFPTTLRTMTVSLAMMTGRGAATFGNLIFPYLLKIGCAPPFLSIAGQACALFFLSLLLPEQRTTFI, encoded by the exons AAGAAAAACCTGCAGATTTCGAGACGGCTATCACAGCCACTAATTTCGGAAAATTCAATTGGGTTCTATTATGCCTTGCCCTTCCAGTCAGCTGGGGAAACCTGTTCGAGACGACGACCATGTCCTATGTTTTTCCAGCTGCCCAATGTGACCTGAATTTAACGTTAGAAGACAAAGGAATGCTAAACGCAGCAGTCTACTTTG GAACCATTACCAGTGCGTTCTTCTGGGGCTTTCTATTCGACACTTTCGGAAGGAGAAAGTTGCTTATGATTGGATATTTTATGGATGCTGTCATAGTAATCATCAGTGCTTTCTCCCCCAATAAGCACTTCCTGATGTTCATGAAGTTTTTGGGTGGTTTTAT TATAAATGGACCATACGCAGCAGCTCCCACATATTTATCAGAAATGCATGCTGCGAAATATCGGTCAAGGATGCCTCTGTTACTTGGAGTTGGGATGTCCCTTGGAAGCATGTTTCTTCCATTATTGGCTGCTATCATTCTTCCTTTGAATTTCAAGATTTCTCTGATGGACAGCTTTG CATTCCATTCTTGGGGTTTCTACCTCATGATAAATGCAGTTCCATCCCTATTGAGTggtataatttttatgtttttaccTGAAAGCCCAAAATTTCTTATGTCGATGGGAAGAAATGAGGAAGCATTGAAGGTTTTCCAGATGATGTTCAAAATGAATACAGGAAAACCTGTTGAGATGTACCCT ATACGTAATTTAGTAAAAGAAAATGGAGAAAAGGACAATCCACACACAAAAAAGACTTTCTTTGATAATCTGAAGAAGGGCTATGTTCAAATCAGACCACTATTCAGTTTTCCTCATCTACGTCTTCTGCTTCTGGTATGTGGATTACAAGGATTTCAACTCATGAG CTTGAACACCCTTCGATTATGGATGCCCCAACTATTCCAAGCCATCAATGATTATAAGTATCTCAATAATGGAACATCCTCAAGTTTGTGTGAGATGTTGAGCATTATTCGTCCAACTACAGGAAAGAAAGAGGATTGTTTTGTG AATTTCGACAATTTGGAGGTTTATATCAAATCCGCTTTGGCTTCTTCGATGCTGTTGATCGGATACCTGCTGGCCAGTAGTCTGATAAACGCAGTTGGACAAAAAAGACTCCTGA ATATTATAAGTTTCGTTGCGAGCTTTGCGGCAATTGGATTGTATTTTGCTCCGAATAGTGCTGCAGTCACTGTAGCAATTTCTGCTTTCAAAATGTTCGCTGGCGTTGGAACTAATGTAATTATCGTCATTATTGTGAATTTCTTCCCGACAACGTTGAG AACGATGACAGTATCTTTGGCTATGATGACAGGAAGAGGAGCTGCTACTTTTGGTAACTTGATTTTTCCATATCTGCTCAAGATAGGATGTGCACCCCCTTTTCTCTCAATAGCTGGACAGGCTTGTG CTCTCTTCTTTCTGTCACTGTTGTTGCCTGAACAAAGGACTACTTTTATATGA
- the LOC123689026 gene encoding synaptic vesicle glycoprotein 2C-like isoform X1, which translates to MAYEEKDVWEKRIEKNEDFEEFLEEKPADFETAITATNFGKFNWVLLCLALPVSWGNLFETTTMSYVFPAAQCDLNLTLEDKGMLNAAVYFGTITSAFFWGFLFDTFGRRKLLMIGYFMDAVIVIISAFSPNKHFLMFMKFLGGFIINGPYAAAPTYLSEMHAAKYRSRMPLLLGVGMSLGSMFLPLLAAIILPLNFKISLMDSFAFHSWGFYLMINAVPSLLSGIIFMFLPESPKFLMSMGRNEEALKVFQMMFKMNTGKPVEMYPIRNLVKENGEKDNPHTKKTFFDNLKKGYVQIRPLFSFPHLRLLLLVCGLQGFQLMSLNTLRLWMPQLFQAINDYKYLNNGTSSSLCEMLSIIRPTTGKKEDCFVNFDNLEVYIKSALASSMLLIGYLLASSLINAVGQKRLLNIISFVASFAAIGLYFAPNSAAVTVAISAFKMFAGVGTNVIIVIIVNFFPTTLRTMTVSLAMMTGRGAATFGNLIFPYLLKIGCAPPFLSIAGQACALFFLSLLLPEQRTTFI; encoded by the exons AAGAAAAACCTGCAGATTTCGAGACGGCTATCACAGCCACTAATTTCGGAAAATTCAATTGGGTTCTATTATGCCTTGCCCTTCCAGTCAGCTGGGGAAACCTGTTCGAGACGACGACCATGTCCTATGTTTTTCCAGCTGCCCAATGTGACCTGAATTTAACGTTAGAAGACAAAGGAATGCTAAACGCAGCAGTCTACTTTG GAACCATTACCAGTGCGTTCTTCTGGGGCTTTCTATTCGACACTTTCGGAAGGAGAAAGTTGCTTATGATTGGATATTTTATGGATGCTGTCATAGTAATCATCAGTGCTTTCTCCCCCAATAAGCACTTCCTGATGTTCATGAAGTTTTTGGGTGGTTTTAT TATAAATGGACCATACGCAGCAGCTCCCACATATTTATCAGAAATGCATGCTGCGAAATATCGGTCAAGGATGCCTCTGTTACTTGGAGTTGGGATGTCCCTTGGAAGCATGTTTCTTCCATTATTGGCTGCTATCATTCTTCCTTTGAATTTCAAGATTTCTCTGATGGACAGCTTTG CATTCCATTCTTGGGGTTTCTACCTCATGATAAATGCAGTTCCATCCCTATTGAGTggtataatttttatgtttttaccTGAAAGCCCAAAATTTCTTATGTCGATGGGAAGAAATGAGGAAGCATTGAAGGTTTTCCAGATGATGTTCAAAATGAATACAGGAAAACCTGTTGAGATGTACCCT ATACGTAATTTAGTAAAAGAAAATGGAGAAAAGGACAATCCACACACAAAAAAGACTTTCTTTGATAATCTGAAGAAGGGCTATGTTCAAATCAGACCACTATTCAGTTTTCCTCATCTACGTCTTCTGCTTCTGGTATGTGGATTACAAGGATTTCAACTCATGAG CTTGAACACCCTTCGATTATGGATGCCCCAACTATTCCAAGCCATCAATGATTATAAGTATCTCAATAATGGAACATCCTCAAGTTTGTGTGAGATGTTGAGCATTATTCGTCCAACTACAGGAAAGAAAGAGGATTGTTTTGTG AATTTCGACAATTTGGAGGTTTATATCAAATCCGCTTTGGCTTCTTCGATGCTGTTGATCGGATACCTGCTGGCCAGTAGTCTGATAAACGCAGTTGGACAAAAAAGACTCCTGA ATATTATAAGTTTCGTTGCGAGCTTTGCGGCAATTGGATTGTATTTTGCTCCGAATAGTGCTGCAGTCACTGTAGCAATTTCTGCTTTCAAAATGTTCGCTGGCGTTGGAACTAATGTAATTATCGTCATTATTGTGAATTTCTTCCCGACAACGTTGAG AACGATGACAGTATCTTTGGCTATGATGACAGGAAGAGGAGCTGCTACTTTTGGTAACTTGATTTTTCCATATCTGCTCAAGATAGGATGTGCACCCCCTTTTCTCTCAATAGCTGGACAGGCTTGTG CTCTCTTCTTTCTGTCACTGTTGTTGCCTGAACAAAGGACTACTTTTATATGA